Proteins found in one Hevea brasiliensis isolate MT/VB/25A 57/8 chromosome 18, ASM3005281v1, whole genome shotgun sequence genomic segment:
- the LOC131175895 gene encoding uncharacterized protein LOC131175895: MANLNAQKGLSVVRTPFFDGNDFLYWKNRIYYFLKSEGVDLWDVVENGPFTPTKIVDGVHVAKHNGEWSEQEKRRLALNDKAIQVLFCALNISEYNKVCMKSTAKEIWDALVITHEGTSQVKENKMDSLIYQYELFKMKTDETISEMYDRFVEIKGGIKSLGKTFTNEELVKKILRSLPKEWLPKVTLLKDSKDLSKV; this comes from the coding sequence ATGGCAAACCTCAACGCACAAAAAGGTCTATCGGTGGTAAGAACTCCTTTCTTTGATGGTAATGACTTCTTGTATTGGAAAAATAGGATATATTATTTCCTTAAATCAGAAGGGGTTGACTTGTGGGATGTTGTAGAAAATGGGCCATTCACCCCAACTAAAATTGTGGATGGTGTGCATGTAGCTAAACATAACGGTGAATGGAGTGAGCAAGAGAAAAGAAGATTGGCTTTAAATGATAAGGCTATTCAAGTTCTATTTTGTGCATTAAATATAAGTGAATATAATAAAGTGTGTATGAAGTCTACTGCAAAAGAAATTTGGGATGCCTTGGTGATTACTCATGAGGGTACTAGTCAAGTAAAGGAGAATAAGATGGATTCCCTCATCTATCAATATGAATTATTCAAGATGAAGACAGATGAAACCATAAGTGAGATGTATGATAGATTTGTGGAGATTAAAGGAGGAATTAAATCCCTTGGAAAGACATTCACAAATGAGGAGCTAGTAAAgaagattttaagaagtcttcctAAGGAGTGGCTACCCAAAGTAACTTTATTAAAGGATTCCAAGGACTTAAGCAAGGTATAA
- the LOC131175976 gene encoding oxoglutarate-dependent flavonoid 7-O-demethylase 1-like isoform X1 → MASATATVDNFPPVVSVQELIKQPFVSVPQSYVQSDQGIFKPADCFPSVPTIDLKLLLSEETAELELEKLHSTCKEWGLFQLVNHGVSSSLLENMRNEIEEFYNLPLEEKMKYKRRQGDFEGYGTMARVGGIFDWGDRLSMITNPIHRRKTHLLPELPSSLRNNLESYILELQKLSMKLVGFMAKALKIDRKEMEEMFDDGMQSVGMAYYPPCPQPELVLGISPHSDATGITILNQINGVDGLQVQKDGVWIPVSFLEGSLVVNVGDILEILSNGLYHSIEHRAAVNSEKERISIAFFVNPKFEAEVGPAASLINPQNPPLFRRIGMEKYVKDFLSRKLNGKSYLEHMKVQIEDGN, encoded by the exons ATGGCATCTGCTACTGCCACCGTTGACAACTTCCCCCCTGTGGTCAGTGTTCAGGAGCTCATCAAACAGCCTTTCGTCTCAGTCCCTCAAAGCTATGTTCAATCTGATCAAGGAATCTTCAAGCCTGCAGATTGCTTTCCATCAGTTCCCACTATTGACTTGAAACTCCTGCTTTCAGAGGAAACTGCAGAGTTGGAGCTTGAGAAGTTGCACTCTACTTGCAAAGAATGGGGCCTCTTCCAG TTGGTGAATCATGGAGTTAGCTCTTCATTGCTGGAAAATATGAGGAacgagattgaagaattttataaTCTTCCattagaagagaaaatgaaatacaaGAGAAGGCAAGGTGATTTTGAAGGGTATGGAACAATGGCCAGAGTAGGAGGAATTTTCGATTGGGGTGATAGACTCTCCATGATAACCAACCCTATCCATAGGAGAAAGACTCACCTTCTCCCAGAGCTCCCTTCATCTCTGAG AAATAACTTGGAAAGTTATATACTGGAACTGCAAAAACTTTCCATGAAGCTTGTTGGTTTTATGGCAAAAGCTCTGAAGATAGACAGAAAGGAGATGGAGGAGATGTTCGATGATGGGATGCAATCTGTGGGGATGGCATATTATCCTCCATGTCCACAACCAGAGCTAGTTCTTGGCATTTCTCCTCATTCAGATGCAACTGGCATCACAATCCTCAATCAGATTAATGGAGTGGATGGTCTTCAGGTTCAAAAGGATGGGGTTTGGATCCCTGTGAGCTTCCTCGAAGGTTCTCTTGTAGTAAATGTGGGAGACATACTTGAG attttgagcAATGGACTCTACCATAGCATCGAGCACAGGGCAGCAGTGAATTCAGAGAAAGAAAGGATTTCTATTGCATTTTTCGTCAACcccaaatttgaggcagaggttgGGCCTGCAGCTAGTCTGATTAACCCTCAAAACCCACCATTATTTCGAAGAATTGGGATGGAAAAATATGTCAAAGATTTCCTCTCTCGTAAGCTCAATGGGAAATCATACTTGGAGCATATGAAAGTTCAGATTGAGGATGGCAATTAG
- the LOC131175976 gene encoding oxoglutarate-dependent flavonoid 7-O-demethylase 1-like isoform X2, with protein MASATATVDNFPPVVSVQELIKQPFVSVPQSYVQSDQGIFKPADCFPSVPTIDLKLLLSEETAELELEKLHSTCKEWGLFQLVNHGVSSSLLENMRNEIEEFYNLPLEEKMKYKRRQGDFEGYGTMARVGGIFDWGDRLSMITNPIHRRKTHLLPELPSSLRNNLESYILELQKLSMKLVGFMAKALKIDRKEMEEMFDDGMQSVGMAYYPPCPQPELVLGISPHSDATGITILNQINGVDGLQVQKDGVWIPVSFLEGSLVVNVGDILEHRAQGSSEFRERKDFYCIFRQPQI; from the exons ATGGCATCTGCTACTGCCACCGTTGACAACTTCCCCCCTGTGGTCAGTGTTCAGGAGCTCATCAAACAGCCTTTCGTCTCAGTCCCTCAAAGCTATGTTCAATCTGATCAAGGAATCTTCAAGCCTGCAGATTGCTTTCCATCAGTTCCCACTATTGACTTGAAACTCCTGCTTTCAGAGGAAACTGCAGAGTTGGAGCTTGAGAAGTTGCACTCTACTTGCAAAGAATGGGGCCTCTTCCAG TTGGTGAATCATGGAGTTAGCTCTTCATTGCTGGAAAATATGAGGAacgagattgaagaattttataaTCTTCCattagaagagaaaatgaaatacaaGAGAAGGCAAGGTGATTTTGAAGGGTATGGAACAATGGCCAGAGTAGGAGGAATTTTCGATTGGGGTGATAGACTCTCCATGATAACCAACCCTATCCATAGGAGAAAGACTCACCTTCTCCCAGAGCTCCCTTCATCTCTGAG AAATAACTTGGAAAGTTATATACTGGAACTGCAAAAACTTTCCATGAAGCTTGTTGGTTTTATGGCAAAAGCTCTGAAGATAGACAGAAAGGAGATGGAGGAGATGTTCGATGATGGGATGCAATCTGTGGGGATGGCATATTATCCTCCATGTCCACAACCAGAGCTAGTTCTTGGCATTTCTCCTCATTCAGATGCAACTGGCATCACAATCCTCAATCAGATTAATGGAGTGGATGGTCTTCAGGTTCAAAAGGATGGGGTTTGGATCCCTGTGAGCTTCCTCGAAGGTTCTCTTGTAGTAAATGTGGGAGACATACTTGAG CATCGAGCACAGGGCAGCAGTGAATTCAGAGAAAGAAAGGATTTCTATTGCATTTTTCGTCAACcccaaatttga